In Vibrio marisflavi CECT 7928, the following are encoded in one genomic region:
- a CDS encoding MetS family NSS transporter small subunit produces the protein MTTGAIIMMILGLGITWGGAAYCLKRAMNK, from the coding sequence ATGACGACTGGCGCAATTATTATGATGATTCTAGGCTTGGGGATTACATGGGGAGGTGCTGCTTACTGCCTTAAAAGAGCCATGAACAAATAG
- a CDS encoding sodium-dependent transporter has protein sequence MGREQWGSRAGFILAAVGSAIGLGNIWRFPYMAYENGGGAFFIPYLFAMITAGIPFMILEFSMGHKYRGSAPKTLANIHSKFQWLGWFQVGIAATIAVYYVAVIGWAISYFGMSFTQSWGQDTNTFFFKEYLALGDNSPTNLGSIQWEIAFSMLIAWAITYAAIVGGVKAGIEKASKVMMPILFIMVIVLIGRMIVLPGALEGVNYMFKPDFSKIWDVKVWAAAYGQIFFTLSIGFAIMIAYSSYLPAKSDISNNAFMTVLINCGFSILAGIMIFSVLGYMAHAQDKSITDVVTSGVGLAFVTLPAAINLLPAPYILGPLFFLALVVAGLSSHISIMEAVTSSIMDKLGWSRKKAANIAIGLGFIISMAFATNGGLLLLDLVDHFANNVGIITSCLVEIILMTWLFKIADVRDYVNGISDFRISTWFDVCLRFITPVILAIIVATKFFTLFTSGYGGYNLTLGWMLIAVLLVVSLLINAMSNKEFQ, from the coding sequence ATGGGTCGCGAACAATGGGGATCTAGAGCTGGGTTTATACTCGCCGCAGTAGGTTCCGCTATTGGGTTAGGGAATATATGGCGGTTTCCTTATATGGCATACGAAAATGGCGGTGGTGCATTTTTCATCCCTTACTTATTTGCCATGATCACTGCCGGGATCCCTTTTATGATCCTTGAGTTTAGCATGGGGCATAAATATAGAGGCTCAGCACCGAAAACGTTAGCAAATATTCATTCAAAGTTTCAGTGGTTAGGTTGGTTCCAAGTTGGAATCGCGGCGACTATTGCAGTTTACTACGTTGCGGTCATCGGTTGGGCTATCTCTTATTTTGGCATGTCATTTACCCAAAGTTGGGGGCAAGACACCAATACTTTCTTCTTTAAAGAATATTTGGCATTGGGCGACAATTCTCCTACCAACCTTGGTTCCATTCAGTGGGAAATCGCCTTTTCCATGTTGATCGCTTGGGCTATCACGTATGCTGCTATTGTTGGTGGTGTGAAAGCTGGAATAGAAAAAGCGTCGAAAGTAATGATGCCTATTTTATTCATTATGGTGATCGTGTTGATAGGCCGTATGATTGTCCTTCCGGGAGCATTGGAAGGCGTAAACTACATGTTCAAACCTGATTTTAGCAAGATTTGGGATGTGAAGGTTTGGGCGGCAGCGTATGGTCAAATCTTCTTTACCCTCAGTATTGGTTTCGCCATCATGATCGCTTACTCCAGCTATTTACCGGCTAAGTCAGACATTAGCAACAATGCCTTCATGACTGTGTTAATCAATTGCGGATTCTCAATCCTCGCTGGTATCATGATTTTTTCTGTACTTGGCTACATGGCACATGCACAAGATAAATCGATTACTGACGTTGTAACTTCGGGAGTCGGCTTAGCATTCGTTACATTGCCAGCCGCGATCAACCTACTTCCTGCACCTTATATATTGGGACCGCTATTCTTCCTTGCACTAGTTGTCGCAGGACTTAGTTCGCACATTTCCATTATGGAAGCGGTCACGAGTTCAATCATGGATAAGTTGGGCTGGAGCCGTAAAAAGGCGGCAAATATTGCCATTGGCTTAGGCTTTATAATATCTATGGCTTTCGCTACCAACGGTGGTCTCTTGCTACTCGACCTTGTTGATCACTTTGCTAACAATGTCGGCATCATTACTAGCTGTTTAGTTGAAATTATTTTGATGACCTGGCTGTTTAAAATTGCGGATGTTCGCGACTATGTCAATGGCATTTCTGACTTCAGAATCAGCACTTGGTTTGACGTATGCTTACGCTTTATTACCCCTGTTATCTTGGCGATTATTGTCGCAACTAAATTCTTCACGCTATTTACATCAGGCTATGGCGGTTACAACTTAACATTAGGCTGGATGCTTATTGCAGTATTGCTTGTGGTCAGCCTTCTTATCAATGCAATGAGTAATAAGGAGTTCCAATAA
- a CDS encoding porin family protein codes for MKQKVRLILLSTIFTSFAANADFYVTPWVGYTGGGEVKDQDGTEYRIRGSESGAVSLESDFDDGRIGLFYAYQKSKVKQLSVDTTMNYLLFQSSLHYEIAKDTYGYLGAGIGGSYVDTDWMTDYGFSASIFTGFEYRMFSHLYLNGQMRWLGTSVDGETTGACTSSSSSCVVQFKTDWINQYSANFGITIVF; via the coding sequence ATGAAGCAAAAAGTTAGGCTAATTTTGCTCAGCACCATTTTCACAAGTTTTGCTGCTAACGCTGACTTTTACGTCACCCCTTGGGTGGGTTATACCGGTGGTGGAGAGGTGAAAGATCAAGATGGGACAGAATACCGTATTCGTGGTTCTGAAAGTGGCGCCGTTAGCTTAGAAAGTGACTTTGACGATGGCCGCATTGGCCTTTTTTATGCCTACCAAAAGAGCAAAGTAAAGCAATTGAGTGTCGACACAACAATGAACTATTTACTGTTCCAAAGTAGTTTGCACTATGAAATTGCTAAAGACACCTATGGCTATCTTGGTGCCGGTATAGGCGGTTCATACGTAGATACCGACTGGATGACCGACTACGGATTTTCCGCCAGTATTTTCACTGGATTTGAGTATCGAATGTTTAGCCATTTGTACCTCAATGGCCAAATGCGTTGGTTAGGCACTAGTGTAGACGGCGAAACAACAGGAGCTTGCACTTCTTCATCGAGTAGCTGTGTAGTGCAATTTAAAACTGATTGGATCAACCAATACTCTGCAAACTTTGGTATTACCATTGTTTTTTAG
- a CDS encoding YnhF family membrane protein — protein sequence MENDLKYAIIIAAVTLMYLLGFGIVAITTN from the coding sequence ATGGAGAACGATTTAAAATACGCAATTATCATCGCAGCTGTCACATTGATGTACTTATTAGGATTTGGCATCGTGGCAATTACAACCAATTAG
- a CDS encoding patatin-like phospholipase family protein, giving the protein MDNSGIITSAASAVDIDRLGKFTGGKIALVAQGGGQRGIFTSGVLDAFILSNFDPFHEFYGTSAGALNLCAFLSRQHGLGRSFILDLTTSSNFFNLFRYIRKKQFLGLDWALDTICEFPYQLDIDLGREKLGSRKAFAAVTHAHSYHDHYFPIYQGNWYDILIATCAIPRLYHKTIELSGEEFVDGGVSASIPVQQAWRQNARCIVVIRTEGKDLEDDTAIDEIPVPSSEIEWFRDSFNSIQEQWGQKLEQWKSDWNNFFYQQVERSKQQKKDHAHLESLNGGRWLFGADDVYRVSHLLGEKFDSGLADMLMVHYQTYSLTQNFLNSPPDDCFIVQIKPEGPLRSSSLMSKEEHLLHDYEMGFVAGKRLVESFNKAYKGEHFK; this is encoded by the coding sequence ATGGACAATAGCGGAATCATTACCAGTGCTGCTTCCGCTGTCGACATTGATCGACTAGGGAAATTCACCGGAGGTAAAATTGCTCTTGTTGCTCAAGGTGGCGGACAAAGAGGCATTTTTACTTCCGGTGTACTTGATGCTTTCATTCTCTCTAATTTTGACCCCTTTCATGAGTTCTATGGTACTTCGGCTGGTGCACTGAATTTATGTGCTTTTCTATCTCGCCAACATGGTTTAGGCCGCTCCTTTATTCTCGATCTCACAACATCGTCTAACTTTTTCAATTTGTTTCGTTACATTAGAAAGAAACAGTTTCTTGGTCTAGATTGGGCGCTTGATACGATTTGCGAGTTTCCTTATCAATTGGATATTGATTTGGGCAGGGAAAAACTAGGTAGTCGCAAAGCGTTTGCAGCGGTGACTCATGCCCATTCTTATCACGATCACTACTTTCCTATCTATCAGGGCAATTGGTACGATATTTTGATTGCCACGTGCGCGATTCCAAGGCTGTACCACAAAACCATTGAGTTAAGTGGGGAAGAGTTTGTTGATGGTGGTGTATCGGCGTCTATTCCTGTTCAGCAAGCATGGCGACAAAATGCTAGGTGCATTGTTGTTATTCGAACGGAGGGAAAAGATCTAGAAGATGACACTGCAATTGACGAGATCCCTGTCCCTAGCTCTGAAATAGAGTGGTTTCGAGATTCTTTCAATAGTATCCAAGAGCAGTGGGGACAAAAGCTAGAGCAATGGAAGTCAGACTGGAATAACTTTTTTTATCAGCAAGTCGAGCGATCAAAGCAACAGAAAAAAGATCACGCTCATTTGGAATCGCTGAACGGAGGGCGCTGGCTGTTTGGTGCTGATGATGTTTATCGAGTTAGCCATTTACTTGGTGAAAAGTTTGATTCAGGATTAGCCGATATGCTGATGGTTCATTATCAGACTTATTCTTTGACGCAAAACTTTCTCAACTCTCCACCTGACGATTGTTTTATTGTGCAAATCAAACCGGAAGGTCCATTACGCTCAAGCTCTTTAATGAGTAAAGAAGAGCATCTCTTACATGACTATGAAATGGGCTTTGTGGCTGGGAAAAGGCTAGTAGAGTCGTTTAATAAGGCTTATAAAGGGGAGCACTTTAAGTGA
- the pyk gene encoding pyruvate kinase, with product MTSTLRRTKIVTTLGPSTDKDDHLEQIIAAGANVVRLNFSHGSPEDHKIRAEKVKTIAAQLGTHVAILGDLQGPKIRVSTFKEGKIHLCVGDSFTLDADLDVGMGHQEAVGIDYKELPKDVMPNDLLLLDDGRVQLKVTSVEGNKVHTKVTMGGVLSNNKGINKKGGGLSADALTEKDKQDILTAAEIKVNYLAVSFPRNGEDMKYARRLARDAGLEAKLVAKVERAETVECAENIDEIIMASDAVMVARGDLGVEIGDPELIGVQKQLIRRARSLNRTVITATQMMESMIENPVPTRAEVMDVANAVLDGTDAVMLSGETAAGEYPVETVKSMAEVCLGAEKMSSLNRSTYRVDRTFYSGEETIAMSTMFAANHMKGVKAVITLTESGRTALMMSRLSSGLPIFALSRNESTLELATLFRGVFPVYFHYTGDAGLPTAKAAVEALKDKGFLDTGDLVIITQGDVMDVVGSTNCMRVLSA from the coding sequence ATGACCTCGACCTTAAGACGCACCAAAATTGTCACAACTCTAGGTCCTTCAACAGACAAGGACGATCACTTAGAACAAATCATCGCTGCAGGTGCCAATGTAGTCAGACTTAACTTTTCACATGGCAGTCCAGAAGACCACAAGATCAGAGCCGAAAAAGTCAAAACTATCGCAGCCCAACTAGGCACACACGTCGCCATCCTTGGTGATTTACAAGGGCCAAAGATTCGAGTCTCAACTTTCAAAGAAGGCAAGATACACCTTTGCGTAGGCGATAGCTTCACGCTAGATGCTGACTTGGACGTTGGAATGGGGCACCAAGAAGCGGTCGGTATCGATTATAAAGAGCTTCCTAAAGATGTAATGCCAAATGACCTGCTTCTACTCGATGACGGTCGAGTACAGCTAAAAGTAACCTCTGTTGAAGGTAACAAGGTTCACACCAAAGTCACTATGGGTGGTGTGCTGTCGAACAATAAAGGCATAAACAAAAAGGGTGGCGGCCTCTCTGCTGATGCTCTAACTGAAAAAGATAAGCAAGACATCCTTACAGCAGCAGAGATTAAAGTGAACTATCTCGCCGTTTCTTTCCCGCGAAACGGAGAAGACATGAAATACGCAAGACGACTTGCGAGAGATGCTGGCCTAGAAGCAAAATTAGTCGCGAAAGTTGAACGCGCTGAAACCGTAGAGTGCGCAGAAAATATCGATGAGATCATCATGGCTTCGGATGCCGTCATGGTAGCGCGTGGAGACTTAGGGGTCGAGATCGGAGACCCAGAGCTCATCGGGGTACAAAAGCAACTTATTCGCCGCGCCCGCAGCCTAAACCGAACAGTTATCACTGCTACGCAGATGATGGAGTCGATGATAGAAAACCCAGTGCCAACACGAGCAGAAGTTATGGATGTAGCCAACGCTGTTCTTGATGGTACGGATGCAGTGATGCTGTCGGGTGAAACTGCGGCTGGTGAGTATCCGGTAGAAACCGTAAAGTCTATGGCCGAAGTTTGTTTGGGTGCAGAAAAAATGTCGTCACTCAACCGCTCCACATATCGAGTGGATAGAACTTTCTATAGTGGAGAGGAGACTATCGCAATGTCCACCATGTTTGCAGCCAACCACATGAAAGGAGTCAAAGCTGTCATCACACTGACTGAGTCAGGGAGAACGGCGTTAATGATGTCACGCTTGAGCTCAGGTCTGCCGATTTTCGCCCTATCAAGAAACGAAAGTACGTTAGAGCTTGCCACCCTCTTTCGCGGCGTATTTCCTGTGTACTTTCATTACACTGGCGATGCTGGCTTGCCCACAGCTAAAGCCGCTGTTGAAGCGTTAAAAGATAAAGGTTTCTTGGATACAGGAGATCTTGTCATTATCACTCAAGGTGATGTTATGGATGTAGTGGGTTCAACCAACTGTATGAGAGTCTTATCAGCTTAA
- the mlc gene encoding sugar metabolism global transcriptional regulator Mlc gives MYMAHPGHIDHIKQVNAGRVYKLIDQKGPISRIDLSKQSDLAPASITKITRELIEAHLIHETVVQEAVSRGRPAVGLQVNNSGWQFLSLRLGRGYLTIALHELGGEVLIDTKIDIHELDQEDVLARLLHEIDEFFQTYADQLERVTSIAITLPGLVNSEQGTVLQMPHYNVENLALGPEIFKATGLPVFVANDTRAWALAEKLYGHSQDTDNSILISIHHGVGAGIILDGQVLQGRYGNIGELGHVQIDPNGKRCHCGNIGCLETVASSQAIREEVADRIERGEESVLRDSGEITIEGICEAADGGDPLAVDVIMELGQYLGSAISIVVNLFNPDKILIGGVVNQAKEVIYPQVLKAIKAQTQASYHQNLDIVESRFYKQATMPGAALIKQALFDGRLLMRVVEG, from the coding sequence ATGTACATGGCTCACCCTGGCCATATTGATCATATCAAACAGGTCAATGCTGGTCGTGTATATAAGCTCATAGATCAAAAAGGTCCCATTTCTCGAATCGATCTCTCGAAACAAAGTGATCTTGCCCCGGCGAGTATCACTAAAATAACGAGAGAGCTCATCGAAGCTCACCTTATTCACGAGACGGTAGTGCAAGAGGCGGTTAGTCGTGGGCGCCCGGCTGTTGGTTTACAGGTCAATAATTCCGGTTGGCAGTTTCTCTCTTTGCGTCTTGGGCGAGGGTATCTCACCATCGCACTTCATGAGCTTGGTGGAGAAGTACTGATCGATACCAAGATTGATATACATGAACTCGATCAAGAGGATGTATTAGCGCGCTTATTACATGAAATTGATGAGTTTTTCCAAACATATGCAGACCAGTTAGAGCGTGTTACTAGTATTGCTATTACCTTGCCAGGCTTAGTTAACTCCGAGCAAGGCACTGTTTTGCAGATGCCGCACTACAACGTAGAAAATTTGGCTCTTGGTCCTGAAATTTTCAAAGCAACCGGTCTGCCTGTTTTTGTCGCGAACGATACCCGGGCGTGGGCTTTGGCTGAAAAGCTCTATGGTCACTCGCAAGATACCGATAACTCTATTTTGATTTCCATTCACCACGGGGTGGGGGCTGGGATCATTTTAGATGGTCAGGTGCTGCAAGGTCGTTATGGAAACATCGGGGAGTTGGGGCACGTTCAAATCGATCCTAACGGGAAACGTTGTCACTGTGGCAATATTGGCTGCCTTGAAACAGTCGCGAGCTCTCAAGCGATACGTGAAGAGGTAGCGGATCGCATTGAAAGAGGGGAAGAATCCGTTTTAAGAGATTCTGGAGAAATTACTATTGAAGGCATCTGTGAGGCTGCAGACGGCGGCGATCCTCTTGCCGTTGATGTGATTATGGAACTAGGCCAGTACCTTGGTTCAGCGATTTCCATTGTCGTGAACTTATTCAATCCAGATAAAATTCTGATTGGCGGAGTGGTCAACCAAGCAAAAGAAGTCATTTACCCTCAAGTTTTGAAAGCAATTAAAGCTCAAACTCAGGCTTCTTATCATCAAAATTTGGATATTGTAGAGTCGCGGTTTTATAAACAAGCCACAATGCCAGGTGCTGCCCTTATCAAGCAGGCACTTTTTGATGGTCGTTTGTTGATGAGAGTTGTTGAAGGCTAG
- a CDS encoding chemotaxis protein CheV: MSGVLNTVDQRTNLVGENRLELLLFSLNSMQIFAINVFKVKEVIKLPPLTKMPGSHHHITGVASLRGNPVPVIDLRSAIGFPPSRLENQEENLIITEYNRSVQGFLVGQVRNIVNTAWTEIQPPPKTTGRSNYLTAITQINEDDSVQIVEIIDVEKVLAEIVDYDVSISEGVLDEELSHQMVGRNVLIVDDSSTARAQVKGTLSQLGLNIIECCDGLEALTLLKSWCDEGKTITDELLLMITDAEMPEMDGYKLTYEIRNDARMKDLHIVLNTSLSGSFNEAMVEKVGCNDFISKFQPDLLVGAVQGRLRKQLS, translated from the coding sequence ATGTCTGGAGTATTAAATACTGTTGATCAGCGTACTAATCTGGTTGGTGAAAACCGATTAGAGCTATTGCTTTTTAGTCTCAATAGCATGCAGATTTTTGCTATTAACGTATTTAAAGTTAAAGAAGTCATAAAGTTACCGCCTCTTACAAAAATGCCAGGCTCCCATCACCATATCACTGGCGTTGCTTCATTGCGTGGCAATCCAGTTCCTGTGATTGATCTAAGAAGTGCGATTGGCTTTCCTCCATCAAGGTTAGAGAACCAAGAAGAGAACCTGATTATTACTGAATACAACCGATCTGTTCAGGGCTTTTTAGTTGGACAAGTGCGTAATATTGTTAATACCGCATGGACAGAAATTCAGCCACCACCTAAAACGACGGGACGCTCTAACTATTTGACTGCTATTACTCAAATTAACGAAGACGACAGTGTACAGATAGTTGAAATCATTGATGTTGAGAAAGTTTTAGCTGAAATAGTGGATTACGATGTATCCATTTCTGAAGGCGTATTAGATGAAGAACTTTCACACCAAATGGTGGGCAGAAACGTGTTGATTGTTGATGACTCTTCAACTGCTCGCGCGCAGGTTAAAGGTACGTTGTCACAACTTGGCTTGAATATCATCGAATGCTGCGACGGGTTAGAAGCGCTAACGCTCTTGAAGTCTTGGTGTGATGAAGGCAAAACCATCACAGACGAACTGCTTTTAATGATCACTGATGCGGAAATGCCAGAAATGGACGGATATAAACTTACTTACGAGATCCGCAACGATGCACGGATGAAAGATCTACACATTGTGTTGAATACCTCTTTAAGTGGTAGCTTCAATGAGGCCATGGTTGAAAAAGTCGGCTGTAACGACTTCATTTCTAAGTTCCAGCCAGACCTTCTGGTTGGTGCTGTTCAAGGTCGCTTGCGTAAACAACTCTCATAG
- a CDS encoding error-prone DNA polymerase: MATSVKQKQGLYAELFCQSNFSFLTGASHAEELVTQADCLNYSAIAITDECSLAGVVRAHTAIEQHQLSIKQIIGSMFWLNQECQVVLLCPNRVAYAELCRIITNARRRADKGQYQLSEWDLMSVQHCLVIWLPCYQKFDNKWGSWLAQYHRSRLWLGIQRHLTGSEHDYIQHCQTLANELSLPICACGGVLMHSPERLPLQHVLTAIKAGKNVEHIGQELLSNSERSLRPINKLNKLFPDEWIKETLYIANLCEFNLGALRYEYPSELIPDGKTPMEYLRQLVEQGKQLRFPQGVPKDILQTIEKELVLIEKLNYPFYFLTIHDIVMFAKKKGILYQGRGSAANSIVCYCLEITSVDPRQISVLFERFISEERDEPPDIDVDFEHERREEVIQYIYQKYGRERAALAATVITYRFKSALREVGKALGIAEEQLNFFIKNVNRRDREYSWTKQLVDLGIQPDSLKGQQFIRLVGEIMGFPRHLSQHVGGFVISAGPLYELVPVENASMAERTVIQWDKDDLESLSLLKVDVLALGMLTAIRKCFSLIEKHHGEQLSIAEITRRQDDPNVYRMIQKADTIGVFQIESRAQMSMLPRLKPACYYDLVIQIAIVRPGPIQGDMVHPFLKRRNKQELVTYPSEEVKEVLAKTLGVPIFQEQVIKLAMVAAGFSGGEADKLRRAMAAWKKTGDLTKFKHKLINGMLERGYQQDFAERIYDQICGFGEYGFPESHSASFAVLAYCSSWLKYYYPHAFYTSLINSLPMGFYSASQLVQDARRHKISIFPVCVNRSQYDHHVVPHNQGFAIQLGLRQVKGFNHTSSQFLLRSRPKSGYQNPSELKHIGLTKLDIERLASAGAMRCFNLDRYQARWSMMDSVSELPLFQAQETSNSPFLHTPSEIDNLLEDYATIGLSLEKHPIQLLDETYQLGRFTRMKQLIEKRHRSLVTIIGVVTGKQSPGTAAGVTFFTLEDDTGNMNVVVWKATARAQKQAYMAAKILKVQGILEREGEVTHIIAGKLTDLTHYLDKLVSRSRDFH, from the coding sequence ATGGCTACTTCAGTTAAGCAAAAACAAGGCTTGTATGCCGAGCTGTTTTGCCAAAGTAATTTCTCTTTTCTTACCGGTGCTTCCCATGCAGAAGAGCTGGTTACCCAAGCAGATTGCCTAAATTATTCGGCCATTGCCATCACCGATGAGTGCTCACTAGCAGGTGTTGTTCGAGCTCATACTGCAATCGAACAGCACCAGCTTTCAATCAAACAAATTATCGGCAGTATGTTTTGGCTAAACCAAGAGTGCCAAGTAGTTTTGCTATGCCCAAACCGAGTTGCTTATGCCGAGTTGTGCCGGATTATTACTAATGCGCGAAGGCGTGCCGACAAAGGACAGTACCAGTTATCAGAGTGGGATCTCATGTCTGTGCAACATTGCTTGGTTATCTGGCTTCCCTGTTATCAGAAGTTTGATAATAAGTGGGGAAGCTGGCTCGCTCAATACCATCGAAGTCGGCTATGGCTAGGTATTCAACGTCACCTCACTGGCTCAGAACATGACTATATTCAGCATTGCCAAACACTGGCAAATGAGCTCTCTCTACCGATATGTGCTTGCGGTGGCGTGTTGATGCACTCTCCAGAGCGCTTACCTTTACAACATGTACTCACTGCAATTAAAGCGGGTAAAAATGTCGAACATATCGGCCAAGAGCTATTAAGTAACTCCGAACGTAGCCTTCGACCAATCAACAAATTAAACAAACTATTTCCTGATGAGTGGATCAAGGAAACACTCTACATTGCTAATCTTTGTGAGTTCAATTTAGGTGCACTGCGATATGAATACCCAAGCGAGTTAATTCCCGATGGTAAAACACCCATGGAATATTTGCGGCAGTTAGTAGAGCAAGGCAAACAGTTGCGATTCCCACAGGGAGTTCCTAAGGATATTCTGCAAACGATAGAGAAAGAACTGGTATTAATCGAAAAACTTAACTATCCGTTTTATTTTTTGACCATCCACGACATTGTAATGTTTGCCAAAAAGAAAGGTATTCTCTATCAAGGAAGAGGTTCAGCGGCCAACTCTATCGTCTGCTATTGCCTAGAAATCACTTCAGTTGACCCAAGACAGATCTCGGTACTTTTTGAACGTTTCATCAGTGAAGAACGCGATGAACCGCCCGATATCGACGTCGACTTCGAGCACGAAAGACGTGAAGAAGTCATCCAGTACATCTATCAAAAATATGGCCGAGAGCGAGCAGCATTGGCTGCAACTGTTATTACTTACCGCTTTAAAAGTGCTTTAAGAGAAGTAGGTAAAGCACTCGGCATTGCTGAAGAACAGCTTAACTTTTTTATCAAGAACGTAAATCGTCGAGACAGAGAATACAGCTGGACAAAACAACTAGTCGATCTTGGCATTCAACCAGATTCGTTAAAGGGGCAGCAATTTATACGCTTGGTTGGCGAGATCATGGGGTTTCCCCGCCACCTTTCACAGCATGTAGGCGGGTTTGTGATTTCAGCAGGTCCTCTGTATGAATTGGTGCCTGTTGAAAATGCCTCTATGGCAGAGAGAACCGTGATTCAATGGGACAAAGACGACTTAGAAAGCCTCTCTTTACTCAAAGTGGACGTACTTGCTTTGGGTATGTTGACGGCTATTCGCAAGTGCTTTTCATTAATAGAAAAGCATCATGGCGAGCAACTCTCCATAGCGGAAATTACCCGAAGACAAGATGATCCAAATGTTTATCGGATGATTCAAAAAGCCGACACTATCGGCGTGTTTCAGATTGAGTCTAGAGCGCAAATGAGTATGCTGCCTCGCCTCAAACCTGCTTGCTATTATGACCTAGTGATACAAATAGCGATTGTCCGTCCCGGCCCTATTCAAGGCGATATGGTTCACCCTTTTCTTAAAAGACGTAATAAACAAGAGCTCGTCACATATCCCTCTGAAGAAGTCAAAGAGGTGCTAGCCAAAACATTGGGAGTCCCGATCTTTCAAGAGCAAGTGATTAAGTTAGCTATGGTTGCTGCAGGCTTTAGTGGCGGAGAGGCAGACAAGCTACGTCGAGCGATGGCGGCTTGGAAGAAAACGGGCGATCTCACTAAATTCAAACACAAACTGATTAATGGCATGTTAGAGCGTGGCTATCAGCAGGATTTTGCGGAACGTATTTACGACCAAATTTGTGGGTTTGGGGAATACGGATTTCCTGAAAGCCATTCAGCATCTTTTGCCGTGCTTGCGTACTGCTCTTCATGGCTCAAATATTACTATCCCCATGCTTTTTATACCTCACTGATCAACAGCTTACCTATGGGGTTTTATAGCGCTTCTCAACTGGTTCAAGATGCTCGCAGACACAAGATCAGCATTTTTCCGGTTTGTGTTAATCGGTCTCAATACGATCATCATGTCGTGCCACACAACCAAGGCTTCGCTATTCAACTTGGGCTAAGGCAAGTTAAAGGCTTCAATCATACATCAAGCCAGTTTCTATTACGTTCTCGCCCGAAGAGTGGCTACCAAAACCCGAGCGAGCTTAAACATATAGGATTGACTAAATTGGATATTGAGCGTCTAGCTTCCGCCGGAGCGATGCGTTGCTTTAATCTAGATCGCTACCAAGCTCGCTGGTCCATGATGGACTCTGTTTCTGAGTTACCTCTTTTTCAGGCTCAAGAGACGAGCAACTCTCCTTTTTTACATACGCCTTCTGAAATCGATAACTTGCTTGAAGATTACGCAACCATTGGCTTGTCACTAGAAAAACACCCAATACAGCTTCTGGATGAAACCTATCAACTTGGGCGCTTCACTCGAATGAAACAGCTAATTGAAAAAAGGCACCGCTCACTCGTGACAATAATAGGCGTTGTGACAGGAAAGCAATCTCCAGGTACCGCAGCAGGCGTAACATTTTTTACGTTAGAAGACGACACAGGGAATATGAATGTTGTAGTTTGGAAAGCGACTGCCAGAGCTCAAAAACAAGCTTATATGGCGGCTAAAATTTTAAAAGTTCAAGGTATTTTAGAAAGAGAAGGAGAAGTCACACATATCATCGCTGGTAAGCTAACAGACCTGACCCACTACCTAGATAAGTTAGTAAGTCGCTCGCGAGACTTCCACTAG